From a single Penaeus vannamei isolate JL-2024 chromosome 25, ASM4276789v1, whole genome shotgun sequence genomic region:
- the LOC138866420 gene encoding relaxin receptor 1-like, translating to MMGWVVLRVGVWVVAALTLAGNLAVIGCRAISKEDNKILKLFIKNLAAADLLMGVYLVILGVEDLKTRGTYQAEALAWASSYTCTFTGILGLVSSETSVFILTFMSLERYLFIRQPLEARTLSERSARVCLFFIWLTSIFLAVFPAIWIKSFYESGAMCIPLHVTEPYLAGWQYSAFIFLGINTLSMTVILGAYAGLFFNIMVTRTSTPLSGGESKFALRFFFIVVTNCVCWLPIACVKAAALANIEVHSGVYAWLVVLVLPINSAINPILYTFSTSKFQSQLSTVLLVFRSARNRQASDTDVLRYSSSRSWGSAAQYLVSHAHLPPLHAHNGSQNGPVALPREKADLCPSVYGFYKKRSIGVSSYALQDPLAKDAPSSNGKVSPEDLSPGRHLTLSANVSPVRLSSPSESPGSRGRLPLLKLGLEGRPTAPSPEADRHDAKGDRNSSDGQEHILLEAHLSSPENPRPKESTSSSESQNVEGKPTDVCYCATSSSENINADLLRLNGTLSYNSDSTKTPHRTSPSGVRRSSASTYSLPSPSIRTSSANPRVLETDQTPCHSPLPRVTSLEPLPRC from the exons ATGATGGGCTGGGTCGTCCTCCGCGTGGGCGTGTGGGTCGTCGCCGCCCTCACCCTCGCCGGCAACCTAGCTGTGATCGGGTGTCGTGCCATTTCCAAGGAAGACAACAAGATCCTGAAGCTCTTTATCAAAAATCTGGCAG CCGCCGACCTCCTGATGGGCGTGTACCTCGTGATCCTGGGCGTGGAGGACCTCAAGACGCGGGGTACCTATCAGGCGGAGGCGCTGGCGTGGGCGTCCTCCTACACCTGCACCTTCACGGGAATCCTTGGACTCGTGTCTTcggag ACGTCTGTGTTCATCCTCACCTTCATGTCTCTGGAACGGTATTTGTTCATCAGGCAGCCTCTCGAAGCCCGCACGTTGTCGGAGAGATCTGCCAGAGTCTGTCTGTTCTTCATATGGTTGACGTCGATATTCTTGGCTGTTTTTCCCG cAATATGGATCAAAAGTTTCTACGAGAGCGGTGCTATGTGTATTCCTCTCCACGTGACAGAACCCTACCTCGCGGGTTGGCAGTATTCGGCCTTCATCTTCCTCGGGATCAACACCCTCAG caTGACCGTGATCCTGGGCGCCTACGCCGGCCTCTTCTTCAACATCATGGTGACCCGGACCTCGACACCTCTCTCGGGCGGCGAGTCCAAGTTcgctctccgcttcttcttcatcgtcgtcaCCAACTGCGTGTGCTGGCTGCCTATCGCGTGCGTGAAGGCGGCGGCGCTGGCTAATATCGAGGTTCATT CTGGAGTGTATGCCTGGCTCGTGGTCCTCGTCCTGCCAATCAACTCAGCGATAAATCCGATTTTGTACACTTTTTCGACCTCGAAGTTCCAAAGTCAGCTGTCAACTGTACTCCTTGTCTTCCGTTCAGCCCGTAACAGGCAAGCTTCGG ACACGGACGTCCTCCGGTACTCCTCGAGCCGCAGCTGGGGTAGCGCGGCGCAGTACCTCGTCAGCCACGCCCACCTGCCTCCTCTCCACGCCCACAACGGCTCGCAGAACGGCCCTGTGGCTCTCCCTCGCGAGAAGGCGGACCTCTGCCCTTCCGTCTACGGGTTTTACAAGAAGAGATCGATAGGCGTCAGCAGCTACGCCCTCCAGGATCCTTTGGCTAAGGACGCCCCATCCTCCAACGGGAAGGTGTCTCCCGAGGACTTGAGCCCTGGCCGGCACCTCACCCTCAGCGCGAACGTGAGTCCGGTGAGGCTCTCTTCTCCGTCTGAGAGTCCTGGTTCTAGAGGTCGCCTGCCCCTCCTGAAGCTAGGACTCGAAGGAAGGCCAACTGCTCCAAGTCCTGAAGCTGACCGGCACGACGCGAAGGGCGATCGTAACTCTTCCGATGGACAAGAACATATTCTTCTCGAGGCCCACCTATCCAGCCCCGAAAACCCAAGACCCAAGGAGAGTACCTCGTCCTCGGAATCTCAGAACGTCGAAGGAAAACCCACCGACGTCTGCTACTGCGCCACCTCGTCCTCAGAGAACATAAACGCCGACCTCCTGCGTCTAAATGGGACACTTTCCTACAACTCGGACTCGACGAAGACTCCACATCGCACGAGTCCTTCAGGAGTCAGACGCAGCTCGGCCTCGACTTATTCCCTTCCATCGCCAAGTATCAGGACCTCGAGCGCTAACCCCAGAGTGCTAGAGACTGACCAGACGCCATGTCATTCACCTCTACCTCGTGTGACGTCACTTGAGCCCCTTCCAAGATGTTAA